The genomic interval TGTCCATACTCATAAACCCATACTACTATTTATtcataataagtaaaaatataaaatgttatctttttacattttattttactttctttttttcccccatagtGTCTCCAGAGTGCATCCAGAATGCATCTGCTGTCCCACGTCAGCAAAGGAAGAAACCTTTTGTGGATCCACTGCTGCAGAGGAAAGATGAAGCTTCAGCTGAGAGCAaggcaagtgtgtgtttgtgtgtgtgtgtgtgtgtgctcttgtttttgtgacatatcaggacacaactctgtataatgacatggatatgacacaggtattacaacgagagggtgacttatgaggacataacccatgtccccgtttttcaaaacgcttataaatcaatcttacataatgagtttttttttaagtaaaaatgcacaaagtttcctgtgagggttagggttaggtgtagggttggtgaaggccgatagaatatacagtttgtacagtataaaaaccattacacctatgggatgtcaacaaacgtgtgtgtgtgtggtggaccAGATTTGTTTATGTGAatcattatgtaattaataaagtaaaacataAGGTTATACACTTTAAAACACACTCTACTCTCCAGAAGTTtggtgtttgtttgattttttttttttttacgtttttagaAGTCTTCAATGCTCAGcaaagcattgataaaaaaaaaaaaaactatattgtgaaatatttttagaacTGACTGTTTTCTagtcattatattttaaagtgtcatttattcctgtgatgaaaaagcTGAACTTTTGTCTTCAgttctccagtctttagtgtcacatgatccctaagaaataattctaatgtgctgattatttgattattgttatcaatgcggtaaaaatttttttttgctgcttagtGTTTTTCTAAAAAGAAGTGatgctttttcaggattctttcaccaatagaaaggtcaaaagaacattaatttgaaatagaaatatataacattaacattatatatgtctttactcacacttttggtcaatttactGCATctctgttgaataaagttattaatttattttaaaaaatatatactgaccCCAGTTATTTGAAAGATTGTgtgaattataataaatataatttatttttagtcaAAGCTGTTGCTGTGTTAGTAAATAGGTGCCATCATAGTATCAGATTAAAATACCATAGTACCTTGATGTATTACATTGATAAATGATAACTATATTCATATGTTAGCATATATATCAAGGTATTTTAAAGAATACATCCCACAGTAAAACCACAGTATTGCCATAATACTTTTTGGTTAGTGAAGATTTTAAAGAAGTTGTTATTTGCTGCCACACAGTGGTTATAGTGTATACTGCTTGACACACTTTAAAACATTTCTGGACTTGGAATCATGAATCTGTCAAAGGAACGTCTGAATTAttgatgcatttcttttttccctgccgtgtatgtgtgtgtgttttagagctCAGAGGCTGTTGTTGAATGGCTCACTAGTGCACAGCTGCAGTTCTACACAACAAACTTTCTCACTGCTGGTTATGACCTGCAGACCATAAGCAGAATGACACCAGAGGTAATGCAAACACACAAAGCTCAGATAAGTGCTGTCAATCATCATTCATTGTGTCTGTGAAAGCATTAAATACATGTGATGCAAAGTCTCTTGAAGTTTTAAAATTATGTATTCTTTATTCTGTTAAGACAGAATACATGTTGCATTATGTCACTATATATGCATACTGACCCCAAAAATATTTTGAGACTTTCAACACAAAATATCATTATATCATTCCAATAATTTAGAGAGTGACTTAAGTGccctttttatttttgggtccactatatatatatatatatatatatatatatacacagtggggatcgaaagtttgggcaccccttgcagaatctgtgaaaatgcgagtaattttcaaaaaataagagagatcatactaaatgcatgttattttttatttagtactgtcctgagtaagatattgtacataaaatattttaacatttattccagaagacaaaataaatgcagaaattattaaaataaccccactcaaaagtttgggaacccttggttcttagtactgtgttctgttacctgatgatcctcggctgtttttctgttttgtgatggttgtgcatgagtcccttgtttgttctgaacagttaaactgagcagcgttcttcagaaaaatctttaaggtcctgcagattcttcagttttccagcatctttgcatatttgaacactttccagcagggactttatgattttgagatacaccttatcacactcaggacatttgagggaatcaaacacaactatttaaaaagattcaaacattcactgatgctccagaaggaaacaagatgcattaatttttggaatttgaagatcaagctaattgtacttaatttgtgtaccgggaaacatacaactatcttctgttgcttacgaaaggcagaactaaatggaaaaaaattatatttcaacaaaataagacaaatttggccaccttcattgtgttcaaaagttttcaccccccagctcttaatgcatatTGTTTCCTTCTGTTTATATAAGTTTTGAGATTTTATAAGCTGTGTGTGCACCCCACAGGACCTCACTGCTATTGGAGTGACAAAACCAGGGCACAGGAAGAAAATGCTTTCAGAAATCAGCAAAATAAACATCCCAGACTGGATACCTCAAGAGAAACCTGTAAGAGAAAAAAGTGGGGttccagaaaataaaatataatctgaaGGAAATTCAATAGAAAGATTAATTATTTTCAGAATATTGAGAATATTTTAGTCTATTTTTAAGTCTCTAATCAAATAGgtacatttataaagttatatgTAGAACATGATTATCAGGTCTTACATGAaatttgtgatattttttatataaagttgtTTGCTGCTTATccagtatttatatatacacatgtacaaTTTTATGTGATGTGTAATGTGAACTTGCTGTTGCATGTTATAGTCAAATCTGGCTGAGTGGCTGTCTGCAATTGGTCTCAATCAATACTACCAGACATTGGTTCAAAATGGCTATGACAATATGGATTTCATTAGTGATATTACCCTGGAGGACCTAAAAGAGATCGGCATCACTAAACTAGGCATGTATACTACACATCCTTATGTTTACATTTAGAATGTATGCAGAAAAGACTTGCATGAATGATCACCAGTATATTGTGTTTTGGATAGAGGCATGTTAGTGCTGGTGTGCCCAACCAGTCTTCTTATCTAGCTTAACCAGCTAGACTTCCTTGATCAAGCAGCGTCATGAACTACATTTTGCTACTAAATGTCATGAATAATAGGAGTACATTTGAATAATCCAAAGCATAGATGTTGAATAAGTTGGATATCAGATGAATATCCTATGTGTCGTTTAGCCATACTGTCTATGATAGATTTTTATGTTCTCTACGTTCTTCTGTGGTGGTATGAGAATTTTCAAGACCTCTTTTATCAGCACCTGAATTAAACCATAATCAGGCCTGATTGCCAAAATCTTGGCATGACTCAAGGTACCAGGTGCCATTGATGCTGTTCTAATAATTCATGCTGGTCTTTTTAGCAGGGAAAAGCTTATAGACTGAACCTAACAGACAAAAAGAATAACTTTCCACCTCTGCCATTTCTTTCCCACCAAGGACACCAAAAGAAGTTGATGTTAGCTGTCAAACGACTGAGCGAATCTCCAGAAGCAGACATTGCCACCAAGGAGAGCCAGTTAGAAGAAAGCACAGATTCAAAACAATCATTAGAAACCAGCACAGAACAAGATGACAACTCTGTCCCCTCTGTTCGAACACATAAAAGAACAGAGGGACGTTCGGAGGGGCGTAGCTCTCCCCGGCACAGCATCCAAGGGCGGGGAATACAAAGAGCTAATGCCCCTCCTCCTCTGAAGAAACCTAGCTCAATTGAGAGTCCCACCCCAACACCTCCACACACCCCTACTAAAGGCAAAACTTCATCTTCTGCTTCAAATTCTCCTTCACATATTCCTTCCTCCCCATTAAAATCAAAGAGCAGGGCTAGAGGGCCTTGTGACTCTTCCCGTTCGCATGCTCATGCTCGTACTGTCCCCTTACTTTGTCTACCACCTGAAGGAGAAACCGAAGAGGGCAATAGTCAAACTCTGCCCCAGCCAAGACGCGGAAAGTCCATTGTTACTGATGCTGAGCATGACTTACCCATGCCAGACTCCTCTGTGAAATACGCCACACTTGGAGGACATAGGGTTACACCCAGCAGCTCGTCCAGAGCCTCTGGTGAAACTCTTGACATCAACAGTGTCAATCGCAGTCAGTCATTTGCTACAGCTCGGCCGCGCAGACGGACTCGTCCTCCAACTCCACCTAAACGTTCATGCTCTTCCATTTCCACTGGTAATCTGGCTGACGAGGCTGTAGCAGATGATGCAAGATCTAGTGATAATAGCGCTAACAATTTGCTACTCAATGTGACATACAGGGAGCGCAGACGTAGTGACTGTGGCATTGCCTCTGAAAAAACTTCATCTGGGGGCAGCGTAAGAGACATTGCTGCCATGCTTGAAATGTCCAATCTTGGAAGCAGTGGTAAAGGAAGTTGTTATCTGCAGGTAATTAAACAGTTTTAGGCATTGTTTTAAGCTACCATAGCTAATGCTCAGTGGtccatttcttattttaatgaagaaaaaaaaagatcttacaATGCAGTTAAAATCAATTCACAAATTATAATGTTCTGTAATTTTCTGATGGATACACCATGTAACCGGATAGACAAAGTAACTAGGAACTAtgcaatgcatttacattttgaatagtGAGAACTGATGTCTAGCATGGTTTTGATGTTTTACTTGTTCCCCAGGCAAGCCATAACCTCCTGCGGCAGAACCGTGAAGTTCTGAACTCTGACGCAGATAGTCGCCGCCGCACAATCAGTGAATTTTATGACTCTCATAAACAGCCTGATGATGATGAACGAGAGGAGGAGATAAACCGAGTCATGCAGGACTCCGCACATCTTAGACCAGCACCCCGTGAAACCCAACCAGTTAAACAGGCCCCTGAACCTCGTCCACGTTCCATGATCACTCATTTGGAATCAGAAGTTTCCTCTCTGCCACAAGAGGAGTGGTCACGAATGGATGCCACAGCAACTTTGAGAAGACCACGACCACCACATCACTCAGAACATTTTAACTGGTCAGACACAAATACTATAAAGCGAAGACCTAAAGCATTGGCTCCACCACAGAGTAATGGCACTGATGGAAGTGGGACAGAGAACTTTCGGAGAAGGCCTGTATCAGAAACTTGTGTTGGAGATGGTGGTAGGGAGGAAGAACTGCATCATGATGGCTTTGGCTCTCTTCCCAGACAAATACTAAGACCACCAGTTTCACCTAAACCAGGAATGGGCCTTCGAAAACCAGATCCCCCAACCCCTACAAGGAGGGTTCCCTTACCTGGACCAGAAAGTCAACATAGCCCAGGTAACAATGCAATATAATAGATTGttaatttctgattttttttctcaccCTTTGTCCTGCAAACTGGTTTGTTTGTGGCAAACTAGCAAGTAATTATAAACCAGCATAGCAAGCAAAAATAGAAATTCATCCATGCATAAAGTTCTTGGGTATTTCTTCACAGTTGCTCAAGGAAACCAGATCTCTGCTTTTATCGCATATTTAAATAGCCAGATGCCAGACTCCTTCCTGATTTATGTTTAACATAGTAAAAAGacttgatttgaaattatttggacaagtttaatattatgtttttgtttgttttgtttgtttgtttgttatataGTGGAGGTTAAGAAAGTCCCACCTCCAGTATCTCCCAAGCCAAGTCCGCCTCCTACACTCCCCAAACCGGTAAAAATAAAACCAGTCCATACAATAGGAACTCCTTGCTCTCCTCAGGCAGATGTTCTCAGTCCATCCAGTGCCTCCTTCAGCCAAGCTCCATCTGAGCAACTGGAGCATCCACCACAGATTTTGAGTCCAGTCACCCCAAAACCAATGGATGGGAGCATGCTTTCCCCACGTGCAGCAACGTCTCCAGCTCAGAGCCCACAGACTCCTCAGACACCTCAAACTCCACAAACACCTTCTACACCAGGTTCAGGATCAGCTCCAGTGAAGCCCCCGAGGTCTTCCATGGCTGGTCTCTCAGTGGACATCCCAAGCCCTCTGGAAGTAGAACTGCCTGGAGTGGATGTGCAAAAGAAGCTAAGAGAAGTAGAGAAACAAAGAGAGGAAGATGACGGCAGGAGGGACGGAAGAGTAGAAGAAGTTGGAATTGCAAGAATGGAAAGGACAGGTCTGATACAGGTGGATCAAATGTTTCAAGGTGAACAAGGCCTGATTTCAGATACAGGGGAGGGAGCAGGACCGGTGGTAATGAGAAGGAGGAAGGTAGGTGTAGCCAGACAGACACAAGTAGAAGGTGAACCACATGACGGAGAAGAAAATACAAAGGGGGAAAGCCAAGGGTTACTGAAGGTTGCTGAAACAGGAGGACCTGCATCAGGAGACATGGTACAACTCAGAATGGAGGAGACCAGTGCATCCCTGGCTGCTGCTCTGGAAGTGGTGGAGGAGAAGATTAAGAAGGATGACAGGTACAAACACTAAACAAATCATTGTCTTCAAATCATCTGTATTCTGATGATAATACTTGTTAAAATCCCTTCCATTCTGTCTACTCTAGTTTCTCTTTCTTTACCTCTTCAGCTCCATTGTGGACAACAAGAGCACAGGCAACATTCTTGATGACATTGGCAGCATGTTTGATGATCTTGCGGATCAGTTGGAGGCCATGTTAGATTAAAAGCCCAAAGGTATACCAGATTCCACAGGGAGTGTGACACACTTAAGCTTCTTGAAGTTTCTCAGTGAGGACCACCAGGACGCCATCTCACCAGGATTGAAAAAATCAATAGGGCAAACAAATCATTTCCATTCTGACAAGTTTAAAAATCAAACTACAACTGAGAATCTCTATGAAAAAGTCTAATTGTTGACTGATGTTTTTCTCAAATCCCTTTCATTCTCCACCAGCCTTTCCTGTAGTGGCCAGAGTAGGTACTGCAAGTATGTATCCTGACCTGCTGTTATGCTGCTTCCAGAGATAAGCACAAAATTAAGAGAGACTATGTGactagcttatatatatataatttgagatTTGAGCAGAGAAATGCTaatatgtatgagtgtgtgtgtatatgtgtgtactaCATGTTGGGTGAGAGTTGAATATTGATAAAAATTTCTCTTGATGGCAGTGGTAAGAGCACTAAAGGTAagtcatttctcttttatgatgtTAGGAAGCTGTGTTGTTCTTTTCCACATCTCTGATGAGAGCTTGTCCACATTGTAAAGGGAAACTTTGAATTTCACCTTGTGGTCTTCAGCTGGAAAATTTACTAAACACTTGGTTTGGACTAAGTACATGAAGAGCACAACCCCATTTCTGATCCTGAAGATATTTAGACATTTCTGGACTATTTTGTCCAAGATTTCTTTGTTCCCTTGAAGTATAATGAAGAAAAGCTTTGGACTTGTAAAGGTATATTGTAATCTTTAtgtatgttattattgttgttgctattgttgttgttgttgtcagtgtgtgtgaatgtttgaCTGTGTAGTGTAGTTCTTGCATTGACAAATCCCACCCTGCCCAAGTTATAATACATAGATATAGACAGAATTCAGACTAAGATACTGAAAAGAGTAGTGTATATATGACATATAGTTTATAGTTATCATTGATAGTCTAGAGTATGGAATGCATCAATATGGAATGCTACAGACACCTGCTCATTCCTAATGTGCTCTAAttagtgtttatgtgtgtttgtttgtgtgtttggagGGGAGGTCAGTTTGAGAGTGAGAGAATTAGGAAGTGTATGTAAAGAGATGTTTGGCTTCTCTTACAAAAATGTGCCATGTTTTTGGGCATGATACCATGGTATTTTTGAAGTAGCTTGGATGATCATGTTAATTCTACTGTATGTGTATGGTAATCATACAGTACTGTTGTATTACCATCTGATACTATAGTACCACCACAGTATTTTAATTGTAAGGTTTGGGTGTGTGTTAATCTcttggacagtgcaattattccTGTTTTGttatgcaaacaaaacaaaaaaaaaaagcttgctgACAGGAGAAGTTGCATATTCTATACAAAGTGGCTAAAATTAGATAATATAAAACTATGTCATCACAAGATGTATAAGACTACAGAGCAATATTTTTTATCCATGCACCATGTTATTAATTTTAGCTTTATAAGTGATACTTTAAAACCAGACATCTGGGATACAACAGAATTGAACATTTTCGACAATCATGACAGTGTTGTCCTTGATTATGACCCTGCAAAGTCAATGGAAATAGATGTTGGAGTAAGAAATCTTTTACAGTGTAAAACTGTGTAATAATCATTGTTATGTTGTGTAAACATTCAAATGGCAAATGTGTTTGTCTGACCCTGGTGAAAAACAAATCATCAAAGACCTCTTCCATGTAAAAAGCATTGTGAATATGtggaattaatataaataaattgttatgaatataatcacagtttttttttaatatcaaggaatgttattacacttttgagGTAGTTTATAATATGCAGTTTTTAGCAGTTCTTCTTATACAGTAGTTATTGCCTATGTTGAATTAACACTGGTCCTTTATCATacgaataaaaaaatatgataaacaaTGGGAGAATCACAATCAATAGAAATGGCATCAGGTAAGTTTGGACAATCAAGAATACTGTATGTCAAACAGCCATGAAATATTAGAACAACAACTCTCCATTGTtgctgtattttgtttgtttcatcatcTTGAAACAATCCCATTCAAGAGGACACTTGATTCATGTAtataagtgagtatagcaaaaaaaaaaaaaaaaaggtcaacttTCACATATTACCATCAAATTCCGGACTACcagtaaaatgaataaaaaattattcagacactttgacctgacatgcttaataataataattataatattttaaagtgcgtgaataaatccaaccacctcTATTGagttatgtttcactttccattgTAACAACAATGGGTTGTacttaataattaaatcaaatgatacatagggaatttgaataattaatcagaatatgattaatatacatctcatatgacagttacactaaattttattgaagatgaaaaatagctcaattgtctatcCCAATAACTAATtgcagggcactgtaatttactcattaatatgtcaacattccattcttcatatcaattattgtgatatctcttactgtaaattactgacctatcaattttcaataaagttatcacttcttataattcaaggaaaaatattctctggccatgaaaacattatcctatcattatgataaatttagtttctaaatttaaagcttgtagctaaagatcagacatcttagtgactcgtaatgtgagtggggtggaagccaaggcaatcatgaatatatgggtttttaataattgactaataatacatcaagctaaaaaatcacacagagtaaatatgcgtacgacaatatagacagtaaactttgtacaaaacataacggaatccaaataagggagagaaagagagagagagagaaagagagagagagagagagaaagagatcacagaatgagctcaggtaagaaaatcacagacagtaaacttttggAAGCAAACGATTCAAATCATAGAccaactttaaagcagcatttaaatctccatagaaaaatgatacttgcaaagtgtccagtgtgcgtgagcgtggtctttttgtgcGCAGCTCTTTTAATACCAGCGTGCGCGTGGTCCTTTGTCTTCCGGCCCGgggctgctgcggaatcgcgcggtatttgaaaggttcaacaaacaatgttccagaattcgtcttccttgtgtggagaggcgaatagttgaataaacttagtaaaggaaagaaaacaaaacaacgaaaacgaaagcttccaaaggagccatgagaatggcTCCTTTCA from Carassius auratus strain Wakin chromosome 26, ASM336829v1, whole genome shotgun sequence carries:
- the LOC113044552 gene encoding caskin-1; translation: MGKEQELLQAVKTEDLITVQRLLQRPKQGKAKLLGAAKKVNVNFQDTDGLSALHHAALNGNVEVISLLLESQAVVDIKDQNGMRPLHYAAWQGKCEPMKMLLKAGSSVNSQSDEGQIPLHLSSQHGHYEGSEMLIQHQSNPCLRDHAGKTPLDLACEFGRVTLVQLLLNSNMCAAMLEPKPSDPNGISPLHLAAKNGHIEIIKLLIQAGIDINRQTKSGTALHEAALCGKTEAVRLLLDSGISAGVRNTFCQTALDIVNQFTTTQASKEIKQMLRDASAAMQVRALKDYCNNYDLTSLNIKAGDIITVLEQHSDGRWKGCIHDNRTGNDRVGYFPSNMVEVIKRAGPSTQHYLKIQIRPPAIGSVIMVNGDSSHIFSLPLTPPPPPTQPLTHQPLFTSFGYNMPTCSTFGYEPASSCSEEPQKETGSRGSVSSPHGSPTLSGQQSGANEDIWVLRKPLAAGGSVGSMGSTGSLTSGRSSTSGQSSNANAHLTNSPVPVPTTPTHSPGVNTLGLNVPGLHAQAEGVKLLATVLSQSAKAKEHLMDQSQSLDPNSVSPECIQNASAVPRQQRKKPFVDPLLQRKDEASAESKSSEAVVEWLTSAQLQFYTTNFLTAGYDLQTISRMTPEDLTAIGVTKPGHRKKMLSEISKINIPDWIPQEKPSNLAEWLSAIGLNQYYQTLVQNGYDNMDFISDITLEDLKEIGITKLGHQKKLMLAVKRLSESPEADIATKESQLEESTDSKQSLETSTEQDDNSVPSVRTHKRTEGRSEGRSSPRHSIQGRGIQRANAPPPLKKPSSIESPTPTPPHTPTKGKTSSSASNSPSHIPSSPLKSKSRARGPCDSSRSHAHARTVPLLCLPPEGETEEGNSQTLPQPRRGKSIVTDAEHDLPMPDSSVKYATLGGHRVTPSSSSRASGETLDINSVNRSQSFATARPRRRTRPPTPPKRSCSSISTGNLADEAVADDARSSDNSANNLLLNVTYRERRRSDCGIASEKTSSGGSVRDIAAMLEMSNLGSSGKGSCYLQASHNLLRQNREVLNSDADSRRRTISEFYDSHKQPDDDEREEEINRVMQDSAHLRPAPRETQPVKQAPEPRPRSMITHLESEVSSLPQEEWSRMDATATLRRPRPPHHSEHFNWSDTNTIKRRPKALAPPQSNGTDGSGTENFRRRPVSETCVGDGGREEELHHDGFGSLPRQILRPPVSPKPGMGLRKPDPPTPTRRVPLPGPESQHSPVEVKKVPPPVSPKPSPPPTLPKPVKIKPVHTIGTPCSPQADVLSPSSASFSQAPSEQLEHPPQILSPVTPKPMDGSMLSPRAATSPAQSPQTPQTPQTPQTPSTPGSGSAPVKPPRSSMAGLSVDIPSPLEVELPGVDVQKKLREVEKQREEDDGRRDGRVEEVGIARMERTGLIQVDQMFQGEQGLISDTGEGAGPVVMRRRKVGVARQTQVEGEPHDGEENTKGESQGLLKVAETGGPASGDMVQLRMEETSASLAAALEVVEEKIKKDDSSIVDNKSTGNILDDIGSMFDDLADQLEAMLD